The Flammeovirga pectinis genomic interval GAATTTTGACTTGCAAGTATTCATTTTGATCAGATAAAATCTATTGACTTAGTAGTTGGCGTAACCAAGAAGACAAACGGCAACAATTAATACTGCCAATCCTCCTAAAAGAATATTAAAAGGCTGTTTTGCCCCTTTCCATTCTCCTGATCTATATCCCCAAACGTTACTAATAATTAAAGCTAAACCAAGTAATATTGGCCATCCGATAACAGGACCTAAAGTTCCCATTAATGCTGCTCCCTGTCCGTAAACTCCTAAAGCTGCAAACCAGAATAAACCTGCTAAAATTGACCATTTATAAGCATTACCACTATTTGCCACCTTAAAAGATGACCATGAATTGTTTTGAACTAATTTGAAGAGAGCGTACCCTCCGTTCATTATAAATGCACCAATTAATACGACTACCCAAGCTACTAAACTTGCATCTTTTGGATCTGCGCCAAAATTAGTTACCGCAGATGCCGCTACAGGAGCTGCATTTGAGAAACCAACATTTAATGCTGCTGATAAAACACCACAAGCAGTTGCAATGGCTACACCTACTTTAATAGATTTTTTTGGTGCTGCTACCTTAGGTTCTGCCAATGTTAATACATCTGCATCATCTTCTAAAGTATCAAAATCATTAGCTTCTTCTCCTCCATTCTGCACTGAATCTCTTTTAACACCCGCAATGGCTGTAATACCTACTCCTACTAATAGAAGTGCAACACCAGCTAATACCATATTGATATTACTTGGCAACTGTTCCATTTGGAATAAAGGAATTAACGACCCTACAGAGGCAGCAAGTCCCATTACAATACCGTATGTTATAGATATGCCTGTGTACTCTACACTAATACCAAATAAAATCCCTCCAATTCCCCAAAGGAAACCGTACATCATCGCCATCATTAATACCGACGTATCTGTTCCTGCTATAATTTGGAATGTTTCTGGTACTACAATTAAAGACCAGATAATAGGAAAGGCAATCATGGCTATAAACGAGTGTACTAACCACCAGTTTTCCCATTTTAATGGAGCGATATGTTTCATTCCAAGTCCAAAAGTACCTTGAAAGAAACTTGCGAATACGATTAATGTAATTGCTAGTAAATTCATTTCTTCTATAGTTTGTATTAAAAAATATTAGTTGACTTTTGCAGGTGGCTTTCTAAATTGATCAAAGCGATTTGCCGACCACTGCTCCTCTGCTGTGCGTAACATAAACATTGGGCGCTCTAGTTGCATTTCCCAAGCAAAAAGTTCTTTAAACATCTTGTTTACCCTTTCTGGATATTTTGCTGATAGATCATTTTGTTCTCCTGGGTCTTTCTTTGTATTAAAAAGCATAGCTGGTCTATCTGGAAAACGCATTAATTTCCAATCACCATTTCTTACTACACCTCTTGTTTCCCATTTCCAATACATGTATTCATGTAGGTTTCCACTTTTCCCCCCGTTTAGGTAAGGAAGAATATCTACCCCATCAATATCATTAATTTCAGAAGCGTCTCCGCCTGCTGCTGTATAGAAAGTAGGTAACAAATCGAATGTCATTACAGACTTTTCAAAGCGTGTATTTGGCTTTATTTTACCAGGCCAAACCATAAAACTAGGTACTCTAATACCGCCTTCTAACTGTGTTCCTTTTACGCCTGCAAAAGGAAAGTTATTAGATGCATTTTTATCAGAAGGACCTCCATTATCGTTAGAGAAAACAATTATTGTATTCTCTGCTAACCCTAATGCTTCTAACTTATCTATTATTTGTCCGCATGCTCTATCTAATGATAAAGTCATCTGAGCATTTAGTCTTCGTACACCCTCTAATTCTGGGTAAGTCTCTTTGTCTTGTGGATCAATTTGCAAGGGTAAGTGTACTGCATTGAACGATACAAAAGCAAAAAATCTTTCGTCCTTATGACGTTCAATAAAATCACAAGCTTCATCTGCTAGAACATTTGTTAAATACCCTTCGTGCTCTTCAAAGTTTTCGAATCCACGTTCTAACCATCTACCTTTACCTACATTTTTATTGTGTGGGTCTTTCTTTTGTTCGTCTGTATAAGGAAAGAAACTTCTAGCTCCACCTCTAAAACCAACAAACTCATCAAAACCCCTTTTAGTTGGGTGGTATTTGTCTGCTTCACCAAGATGCCATTTACCAAAAATTGCTGTTTTGTAACCTCTTTCTTGCAAGCGTTCTCCCATTGTTTTCACGTTGGTAGGCACGCCCATTTCATCACCTAAGAATTTACTATTATCATCCATAATACCCGGAACGTTGTTTTCTATAAAACCATATCGTTGTTGGTATCTACCTGTTAATAATCCTGCTCTAGACGGACCACAAACTGATGCAGTAACATACATCTGATCGAAGATGACTCCGTCTTTAGAAAGCTTATCTAGATTTGGTGTTTTGTATACTTTGCTCCCTTGAAATCCAAAGTCTGCATATCCGGCATCATCAGCAAACAGAAATACAATATTTGGCTGTTTCTGAGCTACCGAAAAAGTAGCTGTAATTAGGGTTAGAAGAGTTGCTAAAAGAGTTGTTGTTTTCATTTCAGTAAATGCAAAAAATGTTATTAGTGTCGATAATTTCTAATTCAATCTCTGATTTTTAGCAATCGGATTGAAGTTAAATTCTAAAGTATATTTACCTGACGGATGTTGTTGGTATGGAAGTGGTTTTGCTTTCATTCCACCAACACCGGCCTGAAACAAATCTATGTTTAACGTGTAAAAACCTTGTTTCTCTAAATCAAAAGGATGTGTTGCTTGGTCAATATTATCAATAGAATATGGCCATACAGTAAAATTAAACAGCCCAGTGATGTTTAAACCGCCTTTTTTGTTTTCTGGCGTTAATTGCAACCAACGTACATCTGTTCTGTTTCCGTTCTCTTGCGGCATCACATAATTATAGAATAAGTCTGCAGTAGAGGTTTCGTATCTACCAACTTTTACTGCTCTTTTTCTATCTGCATAACTTGCCCAAGGTCCATTACCAAAGTATGTTGTTTCAGAAAGTTCTTCAGAGACCCCCATTGTCATTCCAAATTTTGGTAATTCAGGTAAATTCACATCAGCATCAAGCTCCATCTTTACACCAATATTACCATCAGTATAGATCGAATAAGTAGTAAGTAATTGTATTTTATCAGTGTATTTTTGTTCTACTTTAATTACTGATTTATCTGAATCTTGAAGCACCGTTTTCACCTCAATTGTTTCTAAATTTTTAGAAGCACCTTTCCATATCTTCATCTTTTTATTAAACCTTCTAAAACGTCTATCATTGTCTGTCAGAGGTCGCCAAAAATTAGGACGCATTGCAGACAGCAGCACTTCCTTATCATTCTTTTTATAAGAAATAACTTGTCCGTTTTCCTTACTTATTTTTACAATAAAATCTTTCCCAGAAATCACTACATTAGTTTCTCCTTCAATTAATTCCTCTGATGATTTTGACTTAGAAACATACGGTACTTGAACAATATTTTTAATTTGAATATGTTCGTAACCTACCTCATACCCTTTTTTACACCATTTTCTATCTTTTGATTCATGTAGTGATAACCTAATCCAATATTCTACATTTTCTTTAAATTTGATCTGTTTATAGGGTAATGTGATTTTTGCAGATTGCTTTGCTGGAATATCTAAGTTTGTAATGCTGCCTTTTTGAATCGGAATACCTTCTTCTTGTACTTCCCATCGTAGTTCGTAGTTTTTGAGATTGGTAAAATCAAACCTATTGATTACAATAACTTCATTAGTATTTACAGCCTCAAAAGCAACTGGCTGAAATACATATTTTGCTTCCCAAGCATGTGGATTAGGTGTTCTGTTAGAAGCGAAA includes:
- a CDS encoding sulfatase-like hydrolase/transferase — translated: MKTTTLLATLLTLITATFSVAQKQPNIVFLFADDAGYADFGFQGSKVYKTPNLDKLSKDGVIFDQMYVTASVCGPSRAGLLTGRYQQRYGFIENNVPGIMDDNSKFLGDEMGVPTNVKTMGERLQERGYKTAIFGKWHLGEADKYHPTKRGFDEFVGFRGGARSFFPYTDEQKKDPHNKNVGKGRWLERGFENFEEHEGYLTNVLADEACDFIERHKDERFFAFVSFNAVHLPLQIDPQDKETYPELEGVRRLNAQMTLSLDRACGQIIDKLEALGLAENTIIVFSNDNGGPSDKNASNNFPFAGVKGTQLEGGIRVPSFMVWPGKIKPNTRFEKSVMTFDLLPTFYTAAGGDASEINDIDGVDILPYLNGGKSGNLHEYMYWKWETRGVVRNGDWKLMRFPDRPAMLFNTKKDPGEQNDLSAKYPERVNKMFKELFAWEMQLERPMFMLRTAEEQWSANRFDQFRKPPAKVN
- a CDS encoding L-rhamnose/proton symporter RhaT, which gives rise to MNLLAITLIVFASFFQGTFGLGMKHIAPLKWENWWLVHSFIAMIAFPIIWSLIVVPETFQIIAGTDTSVLMMAMMYGFLWGIGGILFGISVEYTGISITYGIVMGLAASVGSLIPLFQMEQLPSNINMVLAGVALLLVGVGITAIAGVKRDSVQNGGEEANDFDTLEDDADVLTLAEPKVAAPKKSIKVGVAIATACGVLSAALNVGFSNAAPVAASAVTNFGADPKDASLVAWVVVLIGAFIMNGGYALFKLVQNNSWSSFKVANSGNAYKWSILAGLFWFAALGVYGQGAALMGTLGPVIGWPILLGLALIISNVWGYRSGEWKGAKQPFNILLGGLAVLIVAVCLLGYANY